The genome window ATTATCTCACTTTTCATACTGACCAAGTTCTATCCCCATCTTTAAGTGCAAAAGAATATGTAAAAAATATCGCAGAAAATAACGGTGTCGGTTTTATCGCCCATCCATTTGAGAAAAGGATTACGAAAAAATATCGAAAATTTGAATGGACTGACTGGAGCATCACAGATTTTGACGGTATTGAAATCTGGAATTTTCTTTCACAGTGGACAGGCACGATAAATTTTTTAAACTTGGTCTTCAGAATTTTATTCCCCTATTTCTCCATCACAAAACCCCCATCAAAAAATCTAAAAAAATGGGATGAATTTAACTTAAAGGGATTCCAAAAATCCGCTATCGGTGGGATAGATGTGCATGCAAACCGTTATTCTTGGGGACCTATAGGATTCACACTTTTCCCTCACAAACAGCTTTTTCAAACCATTAGAACCACTATCTGGCTAAGAGAAAAATTGAATCCAAATAATTACGAAACCATAATCCTTACAGCCCTAAAAAATGGCAACTCCTTTATTGTAAATCACAAACGCCAACATTCCCGCAACTTTTATTGTGGAATTATTTCCAAGACTACAAAAAAATTTGCTTTGCCCGGTGAAAATATTTCACTTGCAGAGGGCGAATTGTTTTTATCGGTCTATACACCACAAGATTGCACGATAAAAATTATCCATGATGGAAATAAAATTCAATCGGAATATATTAACAAACTATCAATCCCCATCACAGAAGCGGGATTTTATAGAGTCGAAGTCTATCTCGGATTATACGGCTGGATATTCTCCAACCCAATCTATGTAACTGAAAACAATAAAACAAAATGAGGAACTATGAAAAAATATTTTACAAATAACCTTAATGAGCAAATGGGAAAAGAAATCGTGAGTTTTTTTGCAATTAGTGAAAAACAATTGCGCCGAAGTAGAGCGGGAAAATCATATATCCGTGTTTCATGCGTTGACAACACTGGAATGATTACGGGAAATATCTGGGAAAACGTAAAATCATTGAACAAAAAGTTTAACGAAGGAGATATCGCAAAAGTGCAGGCTCTCGTAGAGATGTATGCCGGTTCGCTTCAATTTAACATTACACAAATTCGAACTGCTCAGGAGAATGAATACGATATTTCCGATTTTCTGGCA of Candidatus Cloacimonadota bacterium contains these proteins:
- a CDS encoding CehA/McbA family metallohydrolase — encoded protein: MKIKKIFGQEIFEYTGCIHIHTEHSFDARGKVEDIIEDAKNAGLDYIAIADHLSMQAKKSLGKSKFFTICGYEMNDSKKNNHYLTFHTDQVLSPSLSAKEYVKNIAENNGVGFIAHPFEKRITKKYRKFEWTDWSITDFDGIEIWNFLSQWTGTINFLNLVFRILFPYFSITKPPSKNLKKWDEFNLKGFQKSAIGGIDVHANRYSWGPIGFTLFPHKQLFQTIRTTIWLREKLNPNNYETIILTALKNGNSFIVNHKRQHSRNFYCGIISKTTKKFALPGENISLAEGELFLSVYTPQDCTIKIIHDGNKIQSEYINKLSIPITEAGFYRVEVYLGLYGWIFSNPIYVTENNKTK